The genomic region GAGGAAGAGATCGTGTCGACCTGCGTGCACCTGATGACAGCGGGCCATGAGACCACCACGAACGTCCTGAGCAAGTCCTTGCTGGCACTGGCCGTGCGGCCGGTCTCCTTGGCTCGGCTGCGGGCCGCGGGACAGATCCCGGCCACGGCGGTGGAGGAGCTGGTCCGCTTCGACTCACCGGTTCAGTCGGTCAGCCGGTGGGCCTACCGGGACGAGCGGCTGGCCGGGCACGACATACCGCGTGGCAGCAAGATCGTCGCCATGCTCGGCGCGGCCAACCGGGATCCGGGCCGCTTCGACGACCCGGACGCCCTGGTGCTGGACCGGCCCTTGGGCCGCAACGTCGGTTTCGGCCTGGGCATTCACTACTGCCTGGGCGCGACCCTGGCGCGGGCCGAGATCGAGATCGGACTCGGGGCCCTCCTCCGCTCCCTGGGGGATTTCGCCGTCACCGGTGTGGACTATCCCGACGACATGGTCTTCCACGGTCCGTCGCGGCTCACGCTGCGTCGGAGCTGACGCTCGACGTCCGCGCCCGCACCAGCACGTCGTCGAGGTGACTGTGCAGCCGCTGGATGGCGTCCTGATCGCCCGCGTCGGCGACGGCCGCGATATGGCCGTCGGGGCGGATCAGTACGGCCCTGGCGCCGTCCACGCGGTAGGCCCGGTAGGCCGCCGTCTCGCTCGGCGGGATCGTATGGGTGGCCACCGGAGCCGCGTACCGGCCGACGAGCCTCGCGGCCAGTTCCGCCACGTCCGCGGACGCGGAGGAGTGCTCCCGGTTGTCGAACAGCAGGATGTGATAGCCGCTGCCATGGCCCAGGTCGAGCACGCTGGACGCGCCTTCGCCCGTCTTGGCCATGGGTGCGTAGGGCGCGCGGTCGCCGGGTCGTGGCCCGCTCTTGCCGGAGTGTGCCGCCGACACCGCGCGGCTGCCCCGGTAGTTCACCCACAGCTGGGAGAACAGATGGAAGAACATGCGCCGGACCGGGGCGAGGCGGCTGACCACTCCCACGATCCTGGTCGCCACGTGCGTGCGCATCCATACGGCGACGGCGTTGTTGCCGGTTTCCAGTTTGAAGCCGAGATCGGTGCGCTTGAGTACCGTCCTGGCGATCGGGCGCCGCTCGGATTCGTACGTCTCCAGCAGCCACGCGGGGCTTTCGTTGTTGACCACTTGCGCGAGTTTCCACGCGATGTTCACCGCGTCGCCGATGCCCAGGTTCAGGCCCTGGCCGCCGGCCGGGTTGTGGATGTGCGCGGCGTCGCCGATCAGGAAGGAATTGCCGACGCGGAACTTCGCGGCGATGCGGCTGTGGAAGCGGAACATCGACGCCCATTCGATCTTCTGAAGGCGGGCGTCGACGCGGAAATAGGACTCGAACCAGCGTTGCAGGTCGCCGTGGTCCAAAGCCGCATAGGCCTGGTGCGAGGCTTCTCCGTTGTCCGTGGGCGCCCGGTGGAGGTCGGGCGGCACCACACCGAAGAGGCGGCAGCGGCCACTGGCGAGCGGCAGGATGCCGACGAAGCCGCCCCGGGTGAGGTTCAGCCGCATCCCCTTGACTCCGAGGTCCACGTCGAGGGTCACATCTGCCAGCATGCCGCTCTGCGCGTACGTCTCGCCGTCGAAGTCCTGGCCGAGGAAGCGGCGTACGGTGCTGCTCGCGCCGTCCGCGCCGACCAGCCAGCGCGCGCTGATGGTCGACGACACCTCGCCCTTCCGCACCCGGACCCGTACGGCGTCTCCGGTGTCGACCAGTTCGTCCACGGTGGACTGCCACTCCACGTCCACGGCATGCTCGGCCAGCGCGGCGACCAGCAGCCGTTCGGTCTCGGACTGCTCCAGGGCCAGGGCGAAGGGGAACCGCGTACGGTCCGCGGTGCCCTCGCCGGCCAAGGGCATCTTCCCGGCGTGGCGGCCGTTCTCGTGGATGGCCACGTGAGTGATCCGCAGCCCACGGGCCACGGCTTCGTCGGCGACTCCGAGTTGATCCAGGTGTTCGAGAGTGCGCGCGTGCACGATGGCGGCGCGTGCCTGTTCCACCGGGCCGGGCTTGCTGTCGACGATCCGTACCCGGACCCCCTTCTGCGCCATGAGTAACGCGGCGGTCAGTCCGCTCGGACCTGCTCCTACCACGAGGACCTCGCAATCGTGTGGATCGCGCATGAAGCCTCCTGCCTGGCGTGAGTACTAGAGGACGGGCCTGATTCGCCCCGATGCGCCGAGTATCGCGACCCTGCGGATGCGCGCACATCGTGCACGGGGAACGCCGACGCATGGTTTCTGGCCGCTGTACTCGGGACTGATTCGTCCCACGTGCAAGATCACACCCGCGAGGCGGGCGGCACCCCACGCGAGTTCGCAGGTTCTTGTGGCCGTCGCTCAACACGCGCGGTCCGTGCAGAAGGATCGGTTCCGGACCGGTTGCCCGCGTGGCAGCCACCGCGATTCGACCACCGCGATTCGACCACTGTGATTCGACCCCGCCGAGAAATGCCGAGGACGCGTTTATGACCGAAGCTGCGCAGCCCGTGGCGACCGATCCAGAACCCTACTTCGACGAACTCGCCGACCTGTACGAAAGGTTCACGAGCGTCCGCGACGCCGCTACCAGCCCCATTCGCTCCTGGCTGGTCGAGCATCTTGTTCCTGGCAAGCGAGCCATCGACATCGGCTGCGGTGGCGGCAACAACTGCTTGATGCTGGCCGACCGCTACGACGAGGTCGTCGGGGTGGACATCTCGCAGCGCATGCTCGACATAGCCGCGACCAAGCCGTCCCGTGTTCCGGTGCGCTACGAGTGCCGCGGCGCCCTGGATCTCAGCCCGGACACGGACGGCACCTTCGACCTGGTGATGTCGGTCAACGCCGTCTTCCACATCGGTCCGGCCGACACCGTACTGAAGCGACTGCGTGAACTGGTTGCCCCCGGTGGGAGGTTGCTGATCATCGATGTCACCCAGCCGGATGCAGCGGGTGCGCAGCCCAGTGAGCAGAGCGCCTACGCCTTCGAAACAGCGAAGATCGTCTATGAGATATCCGGCGATGTGGAGGCCGCCGCCGACTCGATGCGGATGATGCTGCACCCGCGCTGGCTGGAGATGAGCGCACAGCACGCGCCGCTGACGGATACGGAGTTCACTCGCGCCTACACGGCGGCGTTGCCCGGAGTCCAGATCACCAAAGACCTGGTTCCCACCATGAGCGCCGCTCTCTGGAACGCGCCGTGAGCGTCTTCGACCTTCCGAGGCTGCATTTCGCCGGGCTCGCTGTCACCAGGCTGCCGACGGGGCCCCGTGACGGCCTGCTGGACCTGACGACCAATCAAGTGCTCACGGACGACGGGCCGTTCCCTCCGGAGCGGCCGGTGCAGGAGTACTACGACTTCCTGCACAACCGGGGCGAGCGTTACGAGCCCGACGGCGAGATCACTCCGCAGGGCCGGTTCGGGACCACCAAGGGCTGGAACTTCGGCGGCAACGGGCACTTCTGGATCGACGCGAAGGTGGTCGGCCACGAAGGCGAGGCCGGACGCGTCGAGACGACGGACCCGCTGGTCGGACGCCAGCTGGACCTG from Streptomyces sp. NBC_00878 harbors:
- a CDS encoding FAD-dependent monooxygenase, with amino-acid sequence MRDPHDCEVLVVGAGPSGLTAALLMAQKGVRVRIVDSKPGPVEQARAAIVHARTLEHLDQLGVADEAVARGLRITHVAIHENGRHAGKMPLAGEGTADRTRFPFALALEQSETERLLVAALAEHAVDVEWQSTVDELVDTGDAVRVRVRKGEVSSTISARWLVGADGASSTVRRFLGQDFDGETYAQSGMLADVTLDVDLGVKGMRLNLTRGGFVGILPLASGRCRLFGVVPPDLHRAPTDNGEASHQAYAALDHGDLQRWFESYFRVDARLQKIEWASMFRFHSRIAAKFRVGNSFLIGDAAHIHNPAGGQGLNLGIGDAVNIAWKLAQVVNNESPAWLLETYESERRPIARTVLKRTDLGFKLETGNNAVAVWMRTHVATRIVGVVSRLAPVRRMFFHLFSQLWVNYRGSRAVSAAHSGKSGPRPGDRAPYAPMAKTGEGASSVLDLGHGSGYHILLFDNREHSSASADVAELAARLVGRYAAPVATHTIPPSETAAYRAYRVDGARAVLIRPDGHIAAVADAGDQDAIQRLHSHLDDVLVRARTSSVSSDAA
- a CDS encoding bifunctional 2-polyprenyl-6-hydroxyphenol methylase/3-demethylubiquinol 3-O-methyltransferase UbiG; the encoded protein is MTEAAQPVATDPEPYFDELADLYERFTSVRDAATSPIRSWLVEHLVPGKRAIDIGCGGGNNCLMLADRYDEVVGVDISQRMLDIAATKPSRVPVRYECRGALDLSPDTDGTFDLVMSVNAVFHIGPADTVLKRLRELVAPGGRLLIIDVTQPDAAGAQPSEQSAYAFETAKIVYEISGDVEAAADSMRMMLHPRWLEMSAQHAPLTDTEFTRAYTAALPGVQITKDLVPTMSAALWNAP